The Methanococcoides methylutens genome segment ATTCACCCTACTTTAATGGTATGATGGATCCTCAGTCCAGAGGTCTTACCGACACAATGTCCTCTGCAATAACACGATCTGTAGTACTATCAAACACCTTAACAGTCATCAGAGTGCCTTGCCTGAAGCCGTAATTATTAGAAGTATCCGAGTAACCCCCTACACTAACACGGACCGTGGAAGCATCCGTACCATTTATACTGTCATCACCATTAAGCACCAGGAACTCACCGGCAGACCACAGACCATCATCGATGCATGGATTATTGCTCTTGTAGGTTGCACATGTACCGGAAGGTGTCAGGTCGTAATATTTTGCAGTTACCTGCCCGTACACCTTGAACCCGCCATGCCCCACTTTACCTACATAGCTGCTTCCATCGCCACTTAGGACCACAAAAGTGGAGTCAAGGTCCAGCGGGTCTCCGCCTTTGTGTTCGAGTATCACATAGTTCTCTTTATACTGTACTGAATTAGGAACGCCGCCAACAGCATCTTTGACCTCTATCATAGCCATGGGCGTAGAAGAGGAAATGCTTCCAAAGATACCATCACCAATTACTGCTGCTGCCACCACACCTCCAAGAAGCACGGTCAGCATGACCAGCAGAAGCGCTCCGATTATTGGTGCTACTGCACCATCGTTTTTTAGGATCGCTAACATAATCTCAACCAACCGGGTAGATTGCAGAGGAATATTAAAGATTTTTGACAGACAGTTGCTATATATAAAACAAGAACTTGAATTGAACCCACTTTTTTAAAAATAGGAGATTCAATTTATTGAAAAGTATACCCTGAAATAGCAATGAATAGCCAGATATATACATAGCCGGTCTTACTAGTTTCTTAAAAGTGAGAAACGTGTTTGGATAATCGATAGCTTTTTATCTAACTTATTTAATGGGTATATTGCAAAATTTGCAACTAATACAAGTTAAACCAACTTGAATAGGAGAAAATAATAATGGTAGCAGTAATTAACAGAGATGAATGTGTAGGATGCGGAACATGTGTAGATGACTGCCCATCCGAAGCAATTTCAATGGACGGCGACAACATCGCTGTAGTAGATGCTGACGAATGTATTGACTGTGGTGCATGTGTGGACTCCTGTCCAACAGATGCGATCACAATGGAATAAGCCTGCTTATTCCATTTATCTTTCTATTTTTCTATTAATTATTTTGTATTGTATCATATTTTTTGTTTTGCATCTTTTGTTTTGCATACTGTTTATTTCAATTGCTGATTTAGATTCAGTCATTTCACATTGATCATTATCAGAAGAGTTACGTTTCAGATCCGAGCGTACATTTAATAGTTAACACGGTTGAGTGAACAATAACTTTTTTACCCGCAACCAAAAATAAAGCTATAGGATGTTGTTCATTGTGGCGATAGATTTAAAGCATTGACAACGTTAGGAGTAAAGATCATCATGTTAGTTGTATTATCAGTAGGTGGATCCATACTCGCAAAGGACCTGGATCCTGAGCATTTTGTTGCTTATGCTTCCGCACTCAGGGAACTGGGACGTGAACATAAGTTAGTGATAGTAACCGGTGGCGGTGTTGCAGCAAGGAATTACATAGACGTTGCAAGAAGTGTCGGAGCAAACGAAGTTGTATGTGATTTTATTGGAATTGACATCACAAGACTCAACGCCCAGCTCCTGATCGCAGCACTTGGAAAAGATGCGTACCCTGAACCACCCACCAGCTACAAGGAAGCTGAATCTGCCCTTGCATCCGGAAAGATAGTGGTAATGGGAGGAGTTATTCCAGGCCAGACCACAGATGCGGTTTCCGCAGTTCTTGCCGAATATCTCAATGCAGACATGATGGTGATCGCAACATCCGTTGACGGTGTATATTCAAGTGATCCAAGAGAAGACCCCAATGCAAAGAAATATGATGTCATGACAGCAAAGGAACTTGTCAGCGTCGTAATTTCAACAGAAATGAAAGCCGGATCCAAATCACCTGTAGACCCTCTTGCTTCCAAGATCATTGAGCGCTGCAACATTGATACCATCGTAATGGATGGAACTGATCCCGAAGATGTACTTCAGGTCGTACTTCAGGAATGTTCAAAAGTAGGAGAGATAACCGGAGTACACCTTGGAACACGTATAATCGGCTGATATAAAGACAAATGCAGGGCTGATAAACGACATTTTTCATTGATGGCAAAATAAACTTGTGATGGAGATTGAATAAAAACCATCACAGGAAAGCATCTTTTTTTGGAATATTTTTATATAATAGCATGATACATCTATATTAATACATATATGTTTGAGGTTAAATCTACAGTCTAATTACAGCATTCCGTGAAAATATGGCTGGGTTCAGTAATAAATTGAAGAATCTTACAAAGGGGATTCTTCGAAAAAATGGGAGCAACGGACAGGAAGGTTCACCTTTCGATTCACAACCGTCTCCGTTTGATTCACCGCAATCCCCTTTTGCAGCAGGCCCCCTTGATTTTGGTGATGCCACTAATTCTCCCGGAGGGTCACCTTCGGGACCACCGGTAGGTTCGCCTTTCGGAGCTGCACCCTCATTCACTTCACCGGCAGGTGCAGGTGGAGAAAACACCAAGGAAACTGAACCTGTTGACAATAAACAGATCAACGAGAATGCTGAAAAGATCAAAGCGCTTGAGTCCAAACTCTCAAAAGTAGATACAGCCATATCTACAGTCCAGAGAGAAAGCCAGAGTGTGAAGACAACAGTGGAAAAGATAGACCAGAGCGTACTGGAACTGCTTTCGCTTTACGAGCTGGTCTCGAACCAGGTAAATCCTTTTGTTGGAGATGAGCTTGGTGGTCGTGCCACCATTGAGCGTTTTGAAAAAGCTGATAAAAGGATAGCTGAAGTTGCTGATTTTGTAATGATGCTCCAAAAAGAGGTAGAAGGACTTAACCAGAGCATACAGATACCAGGACTTCCTGCTGAAACTGAATCAAAGATAGAGAATATAACTACAAAAATGGATGTGTTTGCAGATTCTCTTGTTACACTTCAGGAAAGCGTTACGGAGATCGCATCCCAGGTCAAGGATGCGTACGAAAGGGAAAAGCAACTTGACATGGACATCGTGGATATTGCACAAACAACAAGTACCTTTGCAGGCAGGATAGGCGAACTTGAGAAGATCGACCTTTCCGAGCTACAGGAAAAAGTGGAACAGGCAATTCTAAAACGATCACAGGTGGCCGATGAGGCTATTTCAAACCAGACCGATGAATACGGACAGCCGGTGAATGGGGGAAAGGAAGCAAGCGCAAGAAACCCCATAGTCCGTCTGGAGTCCATTAAGAAGAACCCTATGAGCGTCGTGGTCCTGCTGAACTGGATAGAGTTCCTGATGGAACGTGTCGGCAGAAACAACCTTATGGATGCTCTTGATTATTATGTTGATATTGGCTGGATAAGTGAAGAGGTCAGATCAGAGATCATGGCCTATGCCAGAGGAATAGACTACTATGTGGAAAAACCCACATGGAGGCTTTTACCGGAAGATCACACAAAGTCACTGCTTTTCATCGAAAAACTTTGCGGACGCAAGATTGACAGGAACATGCTCAGCATGATCGACAGGGAGATGGCGAAAGTGAAACATGGGTTGGAGGAGCTTTATGGGATTTGAGACCACTGTTGTTATTTCCATATTCTTTGTCTCGATCCTTGTCCTCGGCACAAATTCCTACGCTGTGATGAGCAATTCAAATGATGTCATAAGCGATGCTGAAAGCATAAGGTATGAAATGCAATATACGAAACTGAACAGTGGAATATCCCTTGATTCAATGACATTGGACGATGAAAACTCCACATTTATGGTCGAGGTGACCAACAGCGGGAATATTGTCCTTGATTCTGATGAAATAAGTATACTTGTAGATGGACATCTCTTAAATTATGATTATTACCCGGAAACTGCAAAATGGTATCCAGGAGAGGAAAAAACATTTGCAGTTGAAGATGTCACCAAACCTGGATACAAAAGAGTGAAAATTATTACCGATAGTGGAGTGTCCGGATATCTTAGCGGTGTTCCGGATAAAATAAAGGATTAATAATTAAACTGAGATTATACTAGTGAATCGTAAAAGGTGTAGATATGGCGTTCCTAAAAAGCTCAGATACCCATTGTTTTATCAAAGACAGGAAGGCTGAGACTGCAATTACCCACATGATATTTTTCATAGCTGCCATTCTTATAGCTATGACCGTTATTGCAGTAATGTCTGCAAATGTCCAGTCACTTACAGGTGCTACTGCATCAAGCAGCAAGGTACTGTCGGAGCAAATAAAGACAGACATCACCATCATCAGCGATCCAAAGATAATACCATACGACAGTACTTCAAAAGAGTATACATTCTATGCAAAAAACACTGGCAGGACTGATCTGGATACCGAATACCTTGACGTGTTCATAGATGGCCTGCATGTTGATCCGGAAAATATAGAGATGGAATTTTTTGATCAGGATGTACTCTGGCGGCCAGGAGATACACTTGTTGTCAATATGAAAGTAACAGATGAAATGACCACAGGTGATCACAGAATACTGATCGCCACAGAAAATGGAAAGTCCGACTCAATGGATTTCAGGATATAAGAGAGGAAATATGCCATCGATTCGTTCTTTCGAGATTCCCAGAGATGAGTTCAATAGAAAACTTGGAGGAGGATTCCCAATGGGATCCCTTGTCGTCATCGAGGGAGGTAGTGGAGGAGGTAAAAGTACCATCTGTCAGCGTATTACCTACGGCCTGATCGAGGGAGACACAAGTGTTACTTTCATCTCCACACAACTCACAACAAAGGGATATATCAACCAGATGTACTCGCTTGACTATCCGATCGCTCCACACCTACTGAAAGGAAGACTACTCTATATCCCGGTAATACCCCTTATACAATCTGCAAAGTCAAGGATCGATTTCATTGAAAGATTAATGGGTGCAGAAGAACTATTCGAGAAGGATGTCATTGTAATAGACACAATATCTGCACTCATAAAGTACAGTGCAAACACTGAAAAAAGTCTGGAACTGATATCGTTCTTCAAAAAGCTTAATGGAATGGGAAAGGTCATAATCCTGACAATAGAAGCCAGTGAACTGGGAAATGAACTTGCATCGATGTTCCGCTCATCCTGTGATATTTATATGACACTGCAGTCAAAGGCAATGGCTTCTGAGGTAAAACGTACAGTTATTGTGAATAAGTTCACTGGGGCAAAAGGCCCTGTGGGGCAGATGATAGGTTTCAGGATCGAGCCAAAGGTAGGACTGGTCGTTGAAATAGCATCCGTCGTATAAAAAAACAAGCTGAGGAATATTAAGTGGAAGCTGAGTATCAAAAAACATTACAAAGAAACCCCCATCTGGGAGTTTACATCAAGGACTTTGTAAAAAGGACCGGCAATAACCCTGAGTTCGTAACCAGCCTCTCAAAAGATATACAGGACGATGGATACATCAACCTGATACTCCCTGTGGGAGATCCCGTTTTCATTCATCTGTACGGAACCCCCGAAATGGGAGAGATCGGATATTATACAATAGAACCTCCCCTTAATAATCTTGAAAAGGCGAAATACGATGCCATTATGAACATAATCCTTGAAAGGTCTGCAAACGAACCTGTCCCAAAGAATGAAGATAAATTGAAGGAACTCATTGGGAAACTTTTGACCGAAGTAGTGGATATCGGAGTAGGTGGCCAGATCGCCACTGACAATAAGTTGAGTTTAATAGAGAAACTCATCGCAAGACAAAAGAAAATTCCTGTTACCCAGCAGGAATTCAACAATCTGCAGTACCATATTGAAAGAAATATCATTGGTTCAGGGCCCATAGAACCAATAATCAGGGACCCCCACCTTGAGGACATACACAGCATAGGAATATCCGGAGTCTTTATCGTCCACAGGATACTGGGTATGATGAAAACAGACCTTTCTTTTGGAAATGAGGAAGGCCTTGACCACTGGCTCAGGAGCATGAGTGAAAGGATCGGCAGACCTGTAAGTGATGCCAGACCTATCGCCGATGGTGCACTTCCGGACGGATCGCGTATCAATATCGTTTACAGTCATGATGTAAGCAGGCGCGGAAGCAGTTTTACCATGCGTAAGTTCAGTGAGGTTCCGGTAAGTATTATCGAACTGATCATGTGGGGAGCTATCAGTTGTGAGATAGCCGCATACATGTGGATCTGCCTTGAGAATGGGATGAGTATATTCTTCAGCGGAGAAACTGCAAGTGGTAAGACCACCATGCTCAACGCGTGCCTTGCATTTGTTAACCCGAAATCCAAGATATTCACAGCAGAAGACACAGCAGAGGTGCAGCCACCACAGCCAGTCTGGCAGCAGCTGATAACCCGTGAGGACGGACCACCGGACTCAAGGGTCGACACTTTTGCACTCCTGAAAGCAGCTCTGCGGTCCAGACCGAACTATATCATTGTGGGTGAAATACGTGGGGAGGAAGGAGCAGTAGCTTTTCAGGGCATGCAAACAGGTCACGCAGTAATGGCAACATTCCACGCATCTGCTGTCACAAAGATGATCCAGCGTCTTACCGGTGACCCGATAAATATTCCCGTTACCTTCATTGATAACCTCAATGTTGCAATGATATTACAAGCAGTATATCGAAACGGAAAAATCATCAGGCGGTGCCTTGCTATTGAAGAGATAGAAGGATACTATGAAGATGCAGGCGGTGTCGTTACAAGAGCCGTTTTCCAGTGGGATCCGGATACCGACACCCATAATTTCAGGGGTATTAATAACAGTTTCATCCTTGAGAATAAGATCGCAACCAAACTCGGATATGAGGACAAGAGGCAGATATACAAGGAACTGATGTTGCGGGCAAGAATACTGGAAGAGATGAAAGAAAGAGAGATCAAGGATTACTACGATGTCCTTGAGATCATTATCAACTTCTACAAGTATGGTGTTGAAGGACTGCCTTTTGCAATATGAGGACAGATAAATGGACTTTCAAAAGGCATTCAACGCACTGGAAATGGAACCTAAAGCTTATGTGAAAAAAATAGCTTTGCCAGTAGTGTCTTTTGGATTTATCTTCTCGATCCTTATCTATGTGTTGTTACCGGGCCTCTTCACTGGAAGCGCTCAGATCATTCCTGCACTTATTCCAGTTATATGCATTATTTTTGCATTCTACTACCCTTTTGCGATACTTGGAAGTAAAGCTGCACAGATCGATAACAACATGCACTACTACATCACACAGATGGGGGCAATATCCACAGCTGAGACACCAAGGCTGGATATAATAAAGATAGTTTCCAAAAATGAGAGTTACAAGTTCCTTGCAAAGGAAAGTGAAAAGATATACAACCTTGTCACAGTATGGAACATGAGCCTTTCCGATGCATGCCGATTTACATCAAAGAGAACTCCCTCTGTCCTTTATGAAGACTTTCTGGACAGGTTTGCACATGGCCTCCAGTCAGGAGAGGATATCAAAGTTTTCCTTGCTGCAGAACAGAATGTCGTAATGAACGAGTATGAATCGATATACAACGGAGCACTCTATGCAATAGAGGTCATCAAGGAACTGTTCGTTTCCCTTATTATGGCACTGATATTCCTTGCTTCTTTTGCAGTGATCATACCTGTCATTACCGGAATGGATGCTGTTCTGCTGATGAGCATAGTTGTTAGTGTTTTCGTAGTAACTGATATTGTGATGATCACTTTTACAAAATCAAAGGTCCCGAAAGACCCTATCTGGCAACAGACAAAAATAACAACAAAAGCCAAGACAAAATTATACCAGTCCATCCCAATTTCATTTGCAGGCTGTATTATCGTCGCCATAGCTGTCATATTATACGGCAAACTGGAACTGCCTATTGCTGTTGCAGCAGTAATGACACCACTGGTATATATAGGCCATGTTGCAAAAACAATTGAAAAAGAGATCAAACGTAAGGATGAGAACTATTCCTCGTTCATCAGGTCCCTTGGAAGTTCTGCAGGTGCAAGAGGAGGACTTATCGACGAGGCACTTAAATCATTGCGTATACATGACTTTGGCCCACTTACTGATGATGTTAATGCACTTTTCAAGAGAATAAACACCCGTGTGGACAAAAGTAAGTCATGGGACTTCTTTTCAGCCAGCACCGGAAGCAACCTCATACACCGGTTTAGCGCCATGTTCGTTGAAGCCACCAAACTCGGTGGACAGCCGGAAGTGATCGGTGATATGATCGCCACAAACTTCCACCGCATCGTAAATCTGAGAAAAAAAAGGTACCAGTCTGCTTCCAATCTTGTAGGAGTACTATACGGACTTACAGCAGGAATCGGTTTTACCCTTTATATCTCACTTGGAGTCGTTGACCTTATGCAGGACATGTTCACGACAATTTCGATGCCAGAAGGGATGGGTATGCGAATGATCCTGAACACGGACATAGGGAGTATAGAACTTCTTTCGGCTATGATATTGTTCATCATGATAGCACATTCACTCATGTCAGCGCTGCTAATCCGATTTGTTGACGGGGGGCATGTCCTCCGTTCAACGACAGATTTTGTGATTATGACATGGATTTCGGCTTTCAGCGCAGTGTTCACAACATCAGGCGTTGCATCCCTGCTTGGGGCCACGTGACAGAAACAGAGAGTTAACCTAAGAGATTCAAATTAATGTAGTCAAATCCGAAAATCGATGGTTTTCAAAATGAGTTGATAAAAACTAAATGAACAAATTATAAAAATAATAAAAAGTCAACCGGATGGGATCATCTATCCAGCATGTCCTTTATGTAATTTGCAATTGCCCTGCCAACCTCAATGGTACTGGCATCCCCACCAAGGTCAGGAGTAGTTATTTTTTCAAGTATGCTTTTGCCTACAGCCTCTTCAACGAGGTCTGCTTCTTTCTGATAACCCATCCATTCCAGCATCATCTTCATACTCAGGATAGCTGCTATCGGGTTTGCAATACCTTTACCTGCAATATCAGGACCGCTACCATGTACCGGCTCAAAGAAAGCATATTTATCCCCTATGTTCGCACTGGGAGCAAGCCCCAGACTGCCAACAAGTGCTGCTGACATATCGCTCAGTATGTCACCAAAGAGATTGGTCGTGACAACAACATCATACCTCTCAGGATATGTCATCAGGCTATATGCCATTGCATCCACCAGCATATCCCTGTGATCAACTCCTTCTGACCTTGCGGTCTCACGGCAGACATCCAGGAATAACGTATCCGACTTCAGTACATTGGATTTATGAACGATCATAAGATCATTCCGTCGCTCTTTGGCTAGCTTGCAGGCACTCTTTGCGATCCGCTCGGATCCTTTCCGGGAAACCACCCTTTTCGTATATGCCACATCATCATGAATCTCTTCGATGGATGAATACATACCTTCGGTATTTTCCCTCACGATCACAAAATCGAAATCACTTTTTCCGGTCACACCTGTTACACCGGGAAGAGGTTTGATCGGACGGATGTTCGCATACATGTCAAGCTCTTTGCGTATTGTGAGGAGCACACTCTTGTAATTGGGATCAGCCGGTGTGGTGATCGCTCCAAAAAGAACACAATCACAGCTTTTCAGCACATCAAGGTCATCGTCATCGATAGCTACCCCACATTTCTCCCACTTTCCATATCCTAATTCAAGCGGAACCTTTTCGATTGGAAGACCAAATACATCAAGGACCTCTACGGCCGCAGGGATGACCTCCTTACCGATACCATCACCTTCAACCACTGCAACTCTCATTTTTTCAGACATGATTCACTTCCTCTTCTCCGCAAGGTCCAGTGCCAGGTCCCTGACAGCTTCTGCCACAAAGAACTCAGATGCGCCCCAGTGGACCACAACGCCTTCGATACCGTTAATGGTAACCCGCCCGGACTTCTCGGAGCGACAGCACCTGGTGATAAAAGGCTTTGTGGGTTCGAAGATATCGGACTTGAAAGGACATATGTTCACCAGTGAATACTCAACATCCGGGAATCTGGTCTCAAAAAGCTTTTTAGATATCTCGCATCCCACGAGCAGAGTGCCATCCTCTGTTATTGTATCGCAATCAAGGAACTTGCCCTTAAGCCCGGAACAGGAACAAGGGAATACCGTCTTAGGACCTTCGAACTGGGAGAGATCTATAACGTTCTCAGTAAAGTGCACTCCGAAGTCCCCGAATATGCCACTTGCCTCAAGCCTTCGTACCACGTGGGAAAGCCATGAGGGTTCCGGAGGGATCACATCGACGATCTCGATGTCTATGATCTCAGACAGTGAGGGTTCATGCACGAACGTCACGTGATTGTCCACACCTGTGAATATGACGGTACTGACACCATCCTTGCAGAGGCCTGCAGCGATTTCAATAAGCTGTGCACGGTCCTTTATGTTCAGTTTTGCGTCATACTTTATGACCTGTTCACCTGATGCAACGAGGTCAAGCTTTTCCACATCACGCAAAAGGTCATCGCCTTGCTTTGTTACATGATAGATGGAATATTCGATATCATCCTCACCAACTTGGTGCTCAACGACCATGTATTCGGAAAGGAAATAGATGATGTTCTCCTCTGTATCATCAGGGTGTATCCCGGTCACACCTACATACTTGTATTCATCTGGAAATATCATGAGCCACTTTATTTGTCCTTTTCTTGTAAAGCCTTGCGATGTGCCACGAGCCCACCATCTGTGAGGATCTCAAGCAGGAAATCCGGAAGTTTGTTGCCCTTGAAATCTTTCCCGTTGACGCTGACGTTTCCTTCAAGCAGGTCAACTTCCACAGTGTCCCCTTCCTGACATTCAAT includes the following:
- a CDS encoding type IV pilin N-terminal domain-containing protein; the encoded protein is MLAILKNDGAVAPIIGALLLVMLTVLLGGVVAAAVIGDGIFGSISSSTPMAMIEVKDAVGGVPNSVQYKENYVILEHKGGDPLDLDSTFVVLSGDGSSYVGKVGHGGFKVYGQVTAKYYDLTPSGTCATYKSNNPCIDDGLWSAGEFLVLNGDDSINGTDASTVRVSVGGYSDTSNNYGFRQGTLMTVKVFDSTTDRVIAEDIVSVRPLD
- a CDS encoding 4Fe-4S binding protein, with the translated sequence MVAVINRDECVGCGTCVDDCPSEAISMDGDNIAVVDADECIDCGACVDSCPTDAITME
- the pyrH gene encoding UMP kinase, which encodes MLVVLSVGGSILAKDLDPEHFVAYASALRELGREHKLVIVTGGGVAARNYIDVARSVGANEVVCDFIGIDITRLNAQLLIAALGKDAYPEPPTSYKEAESALASGKIVVMGGVIPGQTTDAVSAVLAEYLNADMMVIATSVDGVYSSDPREDPNAKKYDVMTAKELVSVVISTEMKAGSKSPVDPLASKIIERCNIDTIVMDGTDPEDVLQVVLQECSKVGEITGVHLGTRIIG
- a CDS encoding FlaD/FlaE family flagellar protein, with product MAGFSNKLKNLTKGILRKNGSNGQEGSPFDSQPSPFDSPQSPFAAGPLDFGDATNSPGGSPSGPPVGSPFGAAPSFTSPAGAGGENTKETEPVDNKQINENAEKIKALESKLSKVDTAISTVQRESQSVKTTVEKIDQSVLELLSLYELVSNQVNPFVGDELGGRATIERFEKADKRIAEVADFVMMLQKEVEGLNQSIQIPGLPAETESKIENITTKMDVFADSLVTLQESVTEIASQVKDAYEREKQLDMDIVDIAQTTSTFAGRIGELEKIDLSELQEKVEQAILKRSQVADEAISNQTDEYGQPVNGGKEASARNPIVRLESIKKNPMSVVVLLNWIEFLMERVGRNNLMDALDYYVDIGWISEEVRSEIMAYARGIDYYVEKPTWRLLPEDHTKSLLFIEKLCGRKIDRNMLSMIDREMAKVKHGLEELYGI
- a CDS encoding flagellin → MAFLKSSDTHCFIKDRKAETAITHMIFFIAAILIAMTVIAVMSANVQSLTGATASSSKVLSEQIKTDITIISDPKIIPYDSTSKEYTFYAKNTGRTDLDTEYLDVFIDGLHVDPENIEMEFFDQDVLWRPGDTLVVNMKVTDEMTTGDHRILIATENGKSDSMDFRI
- a CDS encoding ATPase domain-containing protein, with product MPSIRSFEIPRDEFNRKLGGGFPMGSLVVIEGGSGGGKSTICQRITYGLIEGDTSVTFISTQLTTKGYINQMYSLDYPIAPHLLKGRLLYIPVIPLIQSAKSRIDFIERLMGAEELFEKDVIVIDTISALIKYSANTEKSLELISFFKKLNGMGKVIILTIEASELGNELASMFRSSCDIYMTLQSKAMASEVKRTVIVNKFTGAKGPVGQMIGFRIEPKVGLVVEIASVV
- a CDS encoding type II/IV secretion system ATPase subunit, which translates into the protein MEAEYQKTLQRNPHLGVYIKDFVKRTGNNPEFVTSLSKDIQDDGYINLILPVGDPVFIHLYGTPEMGEIGYYTIEPPLNNLEKAKYDAIMNIILERSANEPVPKNEDKLKELIGKLLTEVVDIGVGGQIATDNKLSLIEKLIARQKKIPVTQQEFNNLQYHIERNIIGSGPIEPIIRDPHLEDIHSIGISGVFIVHRILGMMKTDLSFGNEEGLDHWLRSMSERIGRPVSDARPIADGALPDGSRINIVYSHDVSRRGSSFTMRKFSEVPVSIIELIMWGAISCEIAAYMWICLENGMSIFFSGETASGKTTMLNACLAFVNPKSKIFTAEDTAEVQPPQPVWQQLITREDGPPDSRVDTFALLKAALRSRPNYIIVGEIRGEEGAVAFQGMQTGHAVMATFHASAVTKMIQRLTGDPINIPVTFIDNLNVAMILQAVYRNGKIIRRCLAIEEIEGYYEDAGGVVTRAVFQWDPDTDTHNFRGINNSFILENKIATKLGYEDKRQIYKELMLRARILEEMKEREIKDYYDVLEIIINFYKYGVEGLPFAI
- the flaJ gene encoding archaellar assembly protein FlaJ, producing MDFQKAFNALEMEPKAYVKKIALPVVSFGFIFSILIYVLLPGLFTGSAQIIPALIPVICIIFAFYYPFAILGSKAAQIDNNMHYYITQMGAISTAETPRLDIIKIVSKNESYKFLAKESEKIYNLVTVWNMSLSDACRFTSKRTPSVLYEDFLDRFAHGLQSGEDIKVFLAAEQNVVMNEYESIYNGALYAIEVIKELFVSLIMALIFLASFAVIIPVITGMDAVLLMSIVVSVFVVTDIVMITFTKSKVPKDPIWQQTKITTKAKTKLYQSIPISFAGCIIVAIAVILYGKLELPIAVAAVMTPLVYIGHVAKTIEKEIKRKDENYSSFIRSLGSSAGARGGLIDEALKSLRIHDFGPLTDDVNALFKRINTRVDKSKSWDFFSASTGSNLIHRFSAMFVEATKLGGQPEVIGDMIATNFHRIVNLRKKRYQSASNLVGVLYGLTAGIGFTLYISLGVVDLMQDMFTTISMPEGMGMRMILNTDIGSIELLSAMILFIMIAHSLMSALLIRFVDGGHVLRSTTDFVIMTWISAFSAVFTTSGVASLLGAT
- a CDS encoding isocitrate/isopropylmalate family dehydrogenase; protein product: MRVAVVEGDGIGKEVIPAAVEVLDVFGLPIEKVPLELGYGKWEKCGVAIDDDDLDVLKSCDCVLFGAITTPADPNYKSVLLTIRKELDMYANIRPIKPLPGVTGVTGKSDFDFVIVRENTEGMYSSIEEIHDDVAYTKRVVSRKGSERIAKSACKLAKERRNDLMIVHKSNVLKSDTLFLDVCRETARSEGVDHRDMLVDAMAYSLMTYPERYDVVVTTNLFGDILSDMSAALVGSLGLAPSANIGDKYAFFEPVHGSGPDIAGKGIANPIAAILSMKMMLEWMGYQKEADLVEEAVGKSILEKITTPDLGGDASTIEVGRAIANYIKDMLDR
- a CDS encoding DUF7714 family protein is translated as MIFPDEYKYVGVTGIHPDDTEENIIYFLSEYMVVEHQVGEDDIEYSIYHVTKQGDDLLRDVEKLDLVASGEQVIKYDAKLNIKDRAQLIEIAAGLCKDGVSTVIFTGVDNHVTFVHEPSLSEIIDIEIVDVIPPEPSWLSHVVRRLEASGIFGDFGVHFTENVIDLSQFEGPKTVFPCSCSGLKGKFLDCDTITEDGTLLVGCEISKKLFETRFPDVEYSLVNICPFKSDIFEPTKPFITRCCRSEKSGRVTINGIEGVVVHWGASEFFVAEAVRDLALDLAEKRK